The sequence TACGGGAAACCGGTTTCTTACAAATTCTTCCAGTCCCGTACAGGTGATCACGGTCTGTATATGATTGATTCCTGCAAGTAATTGATTTTGTCTGCTGCTGTCCAGCTCTGATAATACGTCATCCAGCAAAAGGATGGGATAATCATATACTGTTTTTTCTACCAGTTCTATTTCTGCAAGCTTTAAGGACAAAGCCGCTGTCCTCTGCTGCCCCTGGGAACCAAACCGGCGAATGTCGATTCCGTTGATGATGAAACTTAAATCATCCCGGTGGGGACCGGTAAGCGTCGTTTTCTGCTTGATATCCTGCTGCCTGCTTCGCCTTATGACATCTTCAAACGCATCCGCCTCTACATTTGGCTCATAAAGGATGCGCAGAGTTTCCTTTTCCCCGGAAAGATTCCCGTGGATGGGCCCTATGATTCCATCCAGCTGTTCAATAAATTCTTTCCGGTAACCAATCATTTCCTTTCCATATTGGACCAGCTGCATATCCCATATGTCCAGGGTTTCTTCGTAATCAGGCCGGAAAGCCATATCTTTCAACAGTTTATTGCGCTGCGTCACAATCCTATTATACTGCACTAGGGAATGGACGTAAAGCTTGTTTAGTTGACATAATTCTAAATCAACGAACCGTCGCCTTTCGGCTGGCCCGTTTTTTATGAGATTTAAGTCCTCCGGAGAAAAAAATACAACGTTGACGATTCCAAACAACTCACTGGCCTTCCTTATGGGAACGCCATTTACTGCCACGCCTTTGGCTTTATTCTTCTTCAAATGCATGTCAATCCGGTATGGAATATCTTTCTTTCTGATGTTTAGCTTGATATGCGACTCATCCCTGTCAAACTGTATGATTTCCTTATCCTTGCTCCCTCTGTGGGATTTTGTCGTAGCACAGACATAGATTGCTTCTAAGACATTTGTTTTCCCCTGGGCATTGTCCCCATAGAGTATATTGGTTCCATGACTGAAATCCATATGTAATTCATCATAGTTGCGGTAATTCTTAAGCTCTATCGATTCAATGATCATGGATGGTGTTATTCCTCGATTTTAATGGTATTGCCATCAAAAGTGACTACGTCTCCGGCTCTTAATTTCTTTCCTCTCTGGTATTCTACCTGGCCGTTGACCTGCACAAGACCATCCTCAATGACAAATTTGGCGTCAACCCCTGATCCAACCATACCGGCTGCCTTTAAGGCCTGTCCCAGCTTAATGTATTCATCCCTTAACTTGATTGTCTCCATAGTTTCCTCTCTCTTGCCCATGTTTTTTGGGCATTAAGGTATGCCCGCAGGGCGTTCCTCTCTCTTGCCCATGTTTTCTGGGCATTAAGGTATGCTCGCAGGGCGTTCCTCTCTCTTGCCCATGTTTTCTGGGCATTAAGGTATGCCCGCAGGGCGTTCCTCTCTTTTGCCCATGCTTTTGGGCATAAATGGTTGCTCCTATCTTTCCTTTATCATATACGGTCAGTTTAAACAGCTGCCGCATTAAAGTTGACAGGAAGGATCAGGTAAATATATTTGCCCTCTTCATCCCTGATAAAGCAGGGGGATTTGGGATTTAGCATGTAAATGGTTACTTCTTCGTCATCAATAATTCTTAAGGCATCGATCAGGAACTTTGGATTAAAGCCGATCATGATGTCACTTCCTGTTTTATGAATCGGAACCTGGGCATTCATGGAGCCAAAGCTGGAATTCATCTTAAGCTGCATTTCCTGATCTTCGATATTCATGATCAGGGGCTTTTTATCATTTTCCCTTACCAGGATGGTTGCCCGGTCAAGACAGTCCAGAAGCTCTCTTTTATTAACAGCGGTCTTTGTCTCATAATCGCTGGACAGCATCTGATCGATCCGGAAATATTCTCCTTCAATTAAACGGGAAACAACAATGGTATCATCAAATTCGAATAAAATGTGGTTGGTGCTAAAGAAAATAAGCACTTCCTTTTCATTGTCTCCGCCAAGGATCTTGCTGACTTCATTTAAAGTCTTGCCAGGAACAATGACTTTTATATCATGATAAGTATCTTTTAATTCAATATTTCGGATAGATATCCTGTGACCATCCAGAGAAACCACCTTTAACTGGTTTCCGGATACCTGGAAAAGCTCTCCGGTCATCATTTTATTGCTGTCATTGGGAGCAATGGAGAAAATAGTCTGGCGGATCACTTCCTTTAATGAGAACTGGGAAAGGCAGATATAATGATCCCGTTCAATATACGGAAGATAAGCAAATTCCTCCCCATCCCTACCCTGGATATGGAATACGGAGTTTTCACAGGAAATAGTGGTGGTAAGCTTTTCATCGCTTTCAATGGTAACAAGGGAATCTCCTACAGAAGAGAGTTTTCTTACGATCTCTGAAAGCAGCTTTGCCTCAAGGGCGATTTTACCTCTTTCCAGGATGGTTCCTTCTACCTTTGTTTCTATTCCCAGCTCCATATCATTGGCGGTCAGTTTGATCTCTGATCCGCTAGCATCGATGAAGATACATTCCAGGATGGACATGGTTGTTTTACTGGGAACCGCTTTCAGTACGATATTAATGCCGTTTAGGATCTCATCCTGTTTAAATGTCAGTTTCATAATTGTTGATAACTCCTTTACTCTAGAAATTGCAATAAATAGATGGATGATATAGTTAAATTCCGTCGTATTAGTAGTAGGGGCTGTGGGTTTGTGTAAAAGCCTTGATAACCTATATAAAGGTTGATGTTTCCATGTTCATAACAGTGTGAATAACGTCCACATAATCTAAGGAAAACTTTAGGGTTATCCACAATCATATGAGAAACGATTTAAGGCCCTTAATTGTCCACAGGTAATTAACACCTAATACACACCTTATTGTGGACTAATTTTCTTTTTAAGAATTTCAATGGTGTTATTTAAAGTATCGTTTTTGTTTATCTCTGCGTTAATTTTTTCTATCCCATGGATGATGGTAGTATGGTCCCTTCCTCCCAGGTATTTTCCAATCATCTGTAAGGGGGTTCCAACCATGTCGCGGCAGAGGTACATAACAATCTGACGTGGATAAACGATTTCCTTGTTTCTTTTCTGGGAAGAGATATCAAGGGGAGTAATGCCGTAATGATCTGCAACAACCTGTATGACAAGTTCTGGCGTGACTTCCCGCTTGTCGTTGGGGGAGATTATGTCCTTTAATGCTTCTTCCGCCAGTTCTACGGTAATCTCCTTATTATCAAGGCGGGAGAGGGCTACGATTTTTGTCAGGGCGCCTTCCAGTTCCCGGATGTTGGATTTGATGTTGGTTGCTATGTATTTAATGACTTCATTGTCAATGTTATAGCCTTCCATTTCTTCCTTTTTCCTGAGGATGGCCATCCTGGTCTCATAATCAGGGGACTGTATGTCCACGGTTAAGCCCCATTCAAACCGGGAACGGAGCCGTTCCTCCAAGGTTTCGATTTCCTTAGGTGGTTTATCAGAGGAAATGATAATCTGCTTTTTGGCCTCGTATAAGGCGTTGAAGGTATGGAAGAATTCCTCCTGGGTACTTTCTTTACCAATGATAAACTGGATATCATCGATCAGCAGAACATCATTGTTTCTGTATTTCTCACGGAATTCAGTAGGAGAGAAGTTGTTTTTATTACGGATTGCATCGATCAGCTCATTGGTGAATTTCTCACTGGTCACGTAGAGAACCTTTGCAGCCGGATTATTCTTTAAGATAAAATGGCCGATGGAATGCATTAAGTGAGTTTTTCCAAGACCCACGCCTCCATATATGAACAGAGGATTATAAATTTCACCTGGAGATTCTGCAACAGCCAAAGAGGCGGCATGAGCCAGGTTATTGTTGGCACCTACCACAAAGGTATCGAATATGTATTTCGCATTTAAATTTGCGGTTATGATAGCCGACTGGCTGACCTGATTTATGGTATTAGTAATAAGAGTGTTACCCGCAGGGGCGGCGGCCTCTTTCGGAAGTTGATTTTCAACAACAAAATCAACACTGCACTCAAATCCAGTCACTTCTTCTATGGTGATTTTTAGAAGAAACCCGTATTTTTTGCGGATGTATCCCAAGAATTCCACATCCGGTACCGTGACAATGACTTTTTCGCCGTTTACAGAATAAACTTTTAGCGGAAGAAGCCAAGTTTTAAAAGACACGTCCGTAATTTCGTGCTCTTCTTTCAAATTAAATAAGATATCATCCCATTTTTCCTTTAACTTTTCTAACATTGTAAGTCTCCTACATCTATAAAAATGCAAATATGCGCATTTACCCAATCTACAGTTCATTCTATACTATTTTGAAACAATTTTCAATGATAATAGAAAAAAATTGTGGATAAGTGTGTGCAGAGGATGTGTATTGCATGTGAATGATGTGTTGATAATCATCCAGAGAGAAAGTTGTCCACAAAAAAGGTGTATTTGGTAAGTTCTGTTATTCACATCCCGGGAGCGTGGAATTTATATGGGCTGAAAGGACAGGCCTGTGAATAAAACAACAATTATCAAGATAATATCCATAGAGTTTTCCACAAGTTATCCCCATAATGTTGATAAGTTTATGTAAATTAACAAAATGGGCGAAAATTTCCTGACGCGGATTGACGGATAAAAGCTTTCTATAATATAATGCACATGTAACCAGATGCATTGTATCTTTATAAAAGAACAGTAGCACAGGAGGTAAAAAAATGAATATTGAGAACAAAACCCGTAGCCTGGTACTGGCAGCCGTATTTGTTGCCATTATCGTCATCATGGCGTTTACACCCTTTGGGTACATTCCCCTGGGATTTATGAACGCCACGATCATTCACGTTCCGGTCATAATTGGAGCCATTATACTTGGACCAAAATATGGCGGATTCTTGGGAATGGTATTCGGACTGACCAGTCTGTGGAAAAATACCTACATGCCCAATCCTACTTCCTTTGTATTTTCTCCTTTTATTAAAGTAGGAGAGTACGGTGGGAATATAGGCAGCCTGATCATTTGTATGATTCCCAGGATTCTTGTAGGTATCGTGGCCTATTATGTGTTCCGGGCGGTATTAAAAGCTCTGGGCGAGAGAAGCGGAAAGAGGACCATTGCTTTGGCGGCCGCAGGAGTGGCAGGATCATTAACCAATACTTTATTGGTAATGAATCTGATTTACTTATTTTTCGGAAAAGAATATGGACAGGCGGCAAGGGGACTGGCGGAAGGAATCTATTCCGTAATTATTGGAATCATATGTATCAACGGAATTCCGGAGGCTATCGTGGCGGGAATACTTACTGTGGCGGTCTCCCAGGCGTTATTTAAGGCCATGAAAGGATAATCACTGAAAAAACTGAGCCATTGCTCCATGTATTTTGAGGAGCAATGGCTTTTACTATTATTCCGTGACTTATAAAAACGTTTTTATTTGTCTGATATCTGCATGTGCATTCAATCGCCTTAAATCCAATAGATTCCCTTTTATATCTGTAATGATCTTTAAGTCTTTTCCGGCTTCAAAAACTTTTTTTCCGTCAACAATGGCTTCTGACCGGGTACCTGAGTTTTTTATTTTAAATAGATGATTTCCCCATACCTGCTCATAGAGACTTTCGTGTCCTCCTGTAGTTCCCCAGTAAATCTTATCGTGTTCCATGTGAATCCCGTACATACGGGCTGCATACTCCATGACGGAAAGCATGGCAGGGCCATAGGAATCCTGCATTCCTTCTAAGGATTCTAAGGAGGGCTTCCCGGTGAAAGGATCATACTGCTGTACAAAAATGCATGTTTTCCCGATTGCACGAAACAGCTTTTCTCCAAGATATGGGATCAGATGATCATAGCCATAATTCTCAAGAGCACGGATCGCGCGCTGAAACGTGAGCGCTTCTGATTGGCCGCTCCAGTCGTTAGTGGGAATATTACGAAATAGAGGATCATTTACCGCAATGGATGGAAGTGGCATGTAAGTCCAGAATTCTTCTGGATTCAGTAAGTGCCGTGTGATAAAATGGTCGGCCATGTGCTGGGACAGGCTGTTCCAGTGCATGGCTCTTAAATTGTTATGGGTCATAATATTCATGACATTGTGATGCCGGTCCCTGCTCGGCAGTATTGATCAAAAGCTGTTTCCCGAGAAAGTCATTAAGAGGAGTAAGATACTGTATGTAATCCGGATAATTGCCTCCGAATTGGATCAGATCAGGAGCATTATTCCCCTGAAGCTGGGTATCAATGATCTGAAAATGATCGGCAGTACCGCCGTTAGGTTCACCTGTAACTTTGATATCGGGATAGGCGGCCATGAACCGGTCGATCACCTGATTGGTGAGGGAAGCCCGTTCATCGTTGCCCCACCAGCTAAAGCGCAGTTCAGCCGATCCACCGGTATATGGGGGAAGGCCTTTTGTATCTGCCGGCTCACTTTCAGGCTTTTGTGATTCTGCGGCCGCAGCAGTGGTCGCCGCTTCTGTTGTTTGTTGAGCGGCCTTGGAACTGCATCCCCATAAGGAAAGGACTGTGCAGGCAGCTAACAGCAGTTGAATCGATTTTTTCATAAGATTCTCCTTTTCATGTTATTTGATTGGAACGGGCATCAACCCTTAATTCCGGATGTAGCAATGCCCTGAACAAAATATTTTTGAAGGGAAAAGAATAAAATAAAGCTTGGCAGCATGGCCAGAGTGGACATAGCCAGTGCTCCGCCCCAGTTTGATACGGCTCCCGCATCGCCTACAAAGGTTCTTAAGGCACGGGATACTGTGTAGCTTTCCGGAGACGTAAGATAAAGAAGGTGATTGAAAAAATCGTCCCATGTCCAGAGGAAAGTAAAGAGTGCGGTAGTAACCATCGCCGGTCCGGCAAGAGGAATAACGATCCTGAAAAAGATTCCCACCTTTCCGCAGCCGTCAATGATGGCTGCTTCATCCAGATCTTTTGGCAGTCCCCTTATAAACTGAACCAGCAGAAATACAAAAAATGCGTCAGTCGCTAAAAATTTGGGAACAAGAAGCGGCAGGTAAGTTCCTACCCAGCCGAAGGTGTTAAAAAGGATATAACGGGGAACCAATGTAACAT is a genomic window of Lacrimispora sphenoides containing:
- the dnaN gene encoding DNA polymerase III subunit beta — protein: MKLTFKQDEILNGINIVLKAVPSKTTMSILECIFIDASGSEIKLTANDMELGIETKVEGTILERGKIALEAKLLSEIVRKLSSVGDSLVTIESDEKLTTTISCENSVFHIQGRDGEEFAYLPYIERDHYICLSQFSLKEVIRQTIFSIAPNDSNKMMTGELFQVSGNQLKVVSLDGHRISIRNIELKDTYHDIKVIVPGKTLNEVSKILGGDNEKEVLIFFSTNHILFEFDDTIVVSRLIEGEYFRIDQMLSSDYETKTAVNKRELLDCLDRATILVRENDKKPLIMNIEDQEMQLKMNSSFGSMNAQVPIHKTGSDIMIGFNPKFLIDALRIIDDEEVTIYMLNPKSPCFIRDEEGKYIYLILPVNFNAAAV
- a CDS encoding RNA-binding S4 domain-containing protein — encoded protein: METIKLRDEYIKLGQALKAAGMVGSGVDAKFVIEDGLVQVNGQVEYQRGKKLRAGDVVTFDGNTIKIEE
- the recF gene encoding DNA replication/repair protein RecF (All proteins in this family for which functions are known are DNA-binding proteins that assist the filamentation of RecA onto DNA for the initiation of recombination or recombinational repair.) — encoded protein: MIIESIELKNYRNYDELHMDFSHGTNILYGDNAQGKTNVLEAIYVCATTKSHRGSKDKEIIQFDRDESHIKLNIRKKDIPYRIDMHLKKNKAKGVAVNGVPIRKASELFGIVNVVFFSPEDLNLIKNGPAERRRFVDLELCQLNKLYVHSLVQYNRIVTQRNKLLKDMAFRPDYEETLDIWDMQLVQYGKEMIGYRKEFIEQLDGIIGPIHGNLSGEKETLRILYEPNVEADAFEDVIRRSRQQDIKQKTTLTGPHRDDLSFIINGIDIRRFGSQGQQRTAALSLKLAEIELVEKTVYDYPILLLDDVLSELDSSRQNQLLAGINHIQTVITCTGLEEFVRNRFPVDKIFKVVSGTVGSEN
- a CDS encoding ECF transporter S component, translating into MNIENKTRSLVLAAVFVAIIVIMAFTPFGYIPLGFMNATIIHVPVIIGAIILGPKYGGFLGMVFGLTSLWKNTYMPNPTSFVFSPFIKVGEYGGNIGSLIICMIPRILVGIVAYYVFRAVLKALGERSGKRTIALAAAGVAGSLTNTLLVMNLIYLFFGKEYGQAARGLAEGIYSVIIGIICINGIPEAIVAGILTVAVSQALFKAMKG
- the dnaA gene encoding chromosomal replication initiator protein DnaA, with the protein product MLEKLKEKWDDILFNLKEEHEITDVSFKTWLLPLKVYSVNGEKVIVTVPDVEFLGYIRKKYGFLLKITIEEVTGFECSVDFVVENQLPKEAAAPAGNTLITNTINQVSQSAIITANLNAKYIFDTFVVGANNNLAHAASLAVAESPGEIYNPLFIYGGVGLGKTHLMHSIGHFILKNNPAAKVLYVTSEKFTNELIDAIRNKNNFSPTEFREKYRNNDVLLIDDIQFIIGKESTQEEFFHTFNALYEAKKQIIISSDKPPKEIETLEERLRSRFEWGLTVDIQSPDYETRMAILRKKEEMEGYNIDNEVIKYIATNIKSNIRELEGALTKIVALSRLDNKEITVELAEEALKDIISPNDKREVTPELVIQVVADHYGITPLDISSQKRNKEIVYPRQIVMYLCRDMVGTPLQMIGKYLGGRDHTTIIHGIEKINAEINKNDTLNNTIEILKKKISPQ
- a CDS encoding carbohydrate ABC transporter permease, which translates into the protein MKAKRQLHIILTHIFIITLGITMLYPVIWMVVSSFKPNNMIFSDTGLIPKAITIQNYISGWKGYAGVSFGNFFLNSMLLCITAVAANLISCTMAAYAFGRLKFFGKNFWFGIIMITLMLPAHVTLVPRYILFNTFGWVGTYLPLLVPKFLATDAFFVFLLVQFIRGLPKDLDEAAIIDGCGKVGIFFRIVIPLAGPAMVTTALFTFLWTWDDFFNHLLYLTSPESYTVSRALRTFVGDAGAVSNWGGALAMSTLAMLPSFILFFSLQKYFVQGIATSGIKG
- a CDS encoding extracellular solute-binding protein encodes the protein MKKSIQLLLAACTVLSLWGCSSKAAQQTTEAATTAAAAESQKPESEPADTKGLPPYTGGSAELRFSWWGNDERASLTNQVIDRFMAAYPDIKVTGEPNGGTADHFQIIDTQLQGNNAPDLIQFGGNYPDYIQYLTPLNDFLGKQLLINTAEQGPASQCHEYYDP
- a CDS encoding MGH1-like glycoside hydrolase domain-containing protein → MNIMTHNNLRAMHWNSLSQHMADHFITRHLLNPEEFWTYMPLPSIAVNDPLFRNIPTNDWSGQSEALTFQRAIRALENYGYDHLIPYLGEKLFRAIGKTCIFVQQYDPFTGKPSLESLEGMQDSYGPAMLSVMEYAARMYGIHMEHDKIYWGTTGGHESLYEQVWGNHLFKIKNSGTRSEAIVDGKKVFEAGKDLKIITDIKGNLLDLRRLNAHADIRQIKTFL